The following are encoded in a window of Paludisphaera rhizosphaerae genomic DNA:
- a CDS encoding MBL fold metallo-hydrolase RNA specificity domain-containing protein gives MRITFHGATRQVTGSAHLLEIGSSRILLDCGLFDSDRIDPASQNRHLPFDPESLDAVVVSHAHNDHIGRLPFLVKQGYKGNLYVTPATGDITSVMLRDSARIQREDVRLAHIRHPHIEAPEPLFELYDVEWMIERLARVPYGEPREIAPGVMLTYHNAGHILGSAIVQIDFEENGRPRRFVFTGDLGRRNTGLLPDPAIVKDVDILVSESTYGDKELDPYEKLLKQLHAIVARAIRLQGKVVIPAFSLGRTQRMVYCLQELYATHKLRPIPIFVDSPLANRLTDIHRDYPDAYTPEARALMDKDPMYFGSKYVEYCQTFEDSRRLNYQRGPLIIISSSGMCEAGRIRHHLRHIVSDPDNAIVIVSYQAEDTLGRKLADGVERVQILDHWYDLNAAVYVLDGFSGHADRNDLAWWYEQTGGNIEHGFLVHGEPGPMDALVPVMQRFVKNPVRTPDLHESFEV, from the coding sequence TTGCGAATCACGTTCCACGGTGCGACCCGGCAGGTCACGGGCAGCGCTCATCTCCTGGAAATCGGCTCGTCGCGCATCCTGCTCGATTGCGGTCTGTTCGACTCCGATCGAATCGACCCCGCCAGTCAGAACCGGCACCTCCCGTTCGATCCCGAGAGCCTTGACGCCGTCGTCGTTTCGCACGCCCACAACGACCACATCGGCCGGCTGCCGTTTTTGGTCAAGCAAGGGTACAAGGGAAACCTCTACGTCACCCCCGCCACCGGCGACATCACCAGCGTCATGCTTCGCGACAGCGCGCGGATTCAGCGCGAGGACGTTCGGCTGGCCCACATCCGCCACCCTCACATCGAGGCCCCCGAGCCCCTCTTCGAACTCTACGACGTCGAGTGGATGATCGAGCGGCTGGCGCGCGTCCCCTACGGCGAGCCCCGCGAGATCGCGCCAGGGGTGATGCTCACCTACCACAACGCCGGCCACATCCTGGGCTCGGCCATCGTTCAGATCGACTTCGAGGAAAACGGCCGGCCTCGCCGTTTCGTCTTCACCGGCGACCTCGGCCGCCGCAACACCGGCCTTCTCCCCGATCCGGCGATCGTCAAGGACGTCGACATCCTGGTCTCCGAGAGCACCTACGGCGACAAGGAGTTGGACCCGTACGAGAAGCTCTTGAAGCAACTCCACGCGATCGTCGCCCGCGCCATTCGGCTCCAGGGGAAGGTCGTGATCCCCGCGTTCAGCCTGGGGCGGACGCAGCGGATGGTCTACTGCCTTCAGGAACTGTACGCGACCCACAAGCTCCGGCCGATCCCCATCTTCGTCGACAGCCCTCTGGCCAACCGCCTGACCGACATTCACCGCGACTATCCCGACGCCTACACGCCCGAGGCCCGCGCCCTGATGGACAAGGACCCGATGTACTTCGGGTCCAAGTACGTCGAGTATTGCCAGACCTTTGAGGACTCCCGACGGCTGAACTACCAGCGGGGGCCGCTGATCATCATCTCGTCCTCGGGCATGTGCGAGGCCGGCCGGATCCGCCATCACCTGCGGCACATCGTTTCCGACCCCGACAACGCCATCGTCATCGTCAGCTACCAGGCCGAGGACACCCTGGGCCGGAAGCTCGCCGACGGCGTCGAGCGGGTCCAGATCCTCGACCACTGGTACGACCTGAACGCCGCCGTCTACGTCCTCGACGGTTTCTCCGGCCACGCCGACCGCAACGACCTGGCCTGGTGGTACGAGCAGACCGGCGGGAACATCGAACACGGCTTCCTCGTCCACGGCGAGCCCGGCCCGATGGACGCCCTCGTTCCCGTCATGCAGCGGTTCGTCAAGAACCCCGTCCGCACCCCCGACCTCCACGAGAGCTTCGAGGTCTGA
- a CDS encoding DUF1559 family PulG-like putative transporter encodes MSRPRSGFTLIELLVVIAIIAVLIALLLPAVQAAREAARRAQCVNNLKQIGIAMHNYHDVVGTFPPGHRSSVCGTWQTFILPYIEGTNQYNAYNTAGRYLLPDGTKNPDGTLRYGGAANTTVTGSFFTSLSCPSDTQTRLGSVTEHNYAVNFGNAGFFQELQTGSTGTAYATPYYTGGLWQGAPFSDSDPSYYPSRQRTYNISAITDGTSNTLMASEVIQSQDGSYRGYTWWGDAACFETWLAPNSALPDVTQGYCTTIFPNIQAPNPPCMNTTATQGPTYAARSRHPGGVNTLFCDGSVKFAKNTLNLNTWRALSTTQGGEIVSADAY; translated from the coding sequence ATGAGTCGCCCGCGAAGCGGTTTCACGCTGATCGAACTGCTGGTCGTCATCGCGATCATCGCCGTGCTGATCGCCCTGCTGCTTCCCGCCGTCCAGGCCGCCCGCGAGGCTGCCAGACGGGCCCAGTGCGTCAACAACCTGAAGCAGATCGGCATCGCCATGCACAACTACCACGACGTGGTGGGGACGTTCCCGCCGGGCCACCGGTCGTCGGTGTGCGGCACCTGGCAGACGTTCATCCTTCCCTACATCGAGGGAACGAACCAGTACAACGCCTACAACACGGCCGGCCGCTACCTCCTTCCGGACGGCACCAAGAACCCGGACGGCACGCTCCGATACGGCGGCGCGGCGAACACCACCGTCACCGGCTCGTTCTTCACCTCGCTCTCCTGTCCGAGCGACACGCAGACGAGGCTCGGCAGCGTCACCGAGCACAATTACGCGGTGAACTTCGGCAACGCCGGATTCTTCCAGGAGTTGCAAACCGGCTCCACGGGAACCGCCTACGCCACGCCCTACTACACGGGCGGTTTGTGGCAGGGGGCCCCGTTCTCAGACAGCGACCCGTCGTACTACCCCTCTCGGCAGCGGACCTACAACATCTCCGCCATCACTGACGGCACGAGCAACACGCTGATGGCCTCGGAAGTGATCCAGAGCCAGGACGGCTCGTACCGCGGTTACACCTGGTGGGGCGACGCCGCCTGCTTCGAGACCTGGCTGGCCCCCAACAGCGCACTCCCGGACGTGACTCAGGGATACTGCACCACCATCTTCCCGAATATCCAGGCCCCCAACCCGCCCTGCATGAACACGACCGCCACCCAGGGGCCGACGTACGCCGCGCGCAGCCGGCATCCCGGCGGAGTCAACACCCTTTTCTGCGACGGCAGCGTGAAGTTCGCCAAGAACACCCTGAACCTCAACACCTGGCGAGCCCTCAGCACGACCCAGGGGGGCGAGATCGTCAGCGCCGACGCCTACTGA
- a CDS encoding type 1 glutamine amidotransferase domain-containing protein produces MAGTSRILIIATSADEYQTVGYRTGLWLGELTHFYDVAEEAGYLMDLASPQGGQIPLDPESLAHEFLKTGGTIERYKDKAFMDRLDASLKLADVDASKYDAIYMTGGHGVMFDFPDSAELQKLVADFWQAGKVVASVCHGAAGLLNVKLADGSYLLAGKTVTGFSWNEEVKFDRADAVPYNLEEELQARGATYSKAWLAMGDHVVVDGRLITGQNPTSTHSVAKAVIEQLREG; encoded by the coding sequence ATGGCCGGAACGAGCCGAATTCTGATCATTGCAACGAGCGCGGACGAGTACCAAACGGTCGGATATCGAACCGGCCTCTGGCTCGGCGAGTTGACGCATTTCTACGACGTCGCCGAGGAGGCCGGGTATCTGATGGACCTTGCCAGTCCCCAAGGAGGGCAGATCCCCCTCGACCCGGAGAGCCTCGCCCACGAGTTCCTGAAGACGGGCGGGACGATCGAACGCTACAAGGACAAGGCGTTCATGGACCGCCTCGATGCGTCGCTCAAGCTCGCCGACGTGGACGCCTCGAAGTACGACGCGATCTACATGACCGGCGGCCACGGCGTCATGTTCGACTTCCCCGATTCGGCCGAGCTTCAGAAGCTCGTGGCCGACTTCTGGCAGGCCGGCAAGGTCGTCGCGTCCGTCTGCCACGGCGCGGCGGGACTGCTGAACGTCAAGCTGGCCGACGGCTCGTACCTCCTCGCCGGCAAGACCGTCACCGGCTTCTCCTGGAACGAGGAGGTGAAGTTCGACCGGGCCGACGCCGTCCCGTACAACCTGGAGGAAGAACTGCAGGCCCGAGGCGCGACCTACAGCAAGGCCTGGCTGGCGATGGGCGACCACGTCGTCGTCGACGGCCGTCTCATCACCGGCCAAAACCCCACCAGCACCCACAGCGTTGCAAAAGCCGTCATCGAGCAGCTCCGCGAAGGCTGA
- a CDS encoding DUF1559 domain-containing protein, whose amino-acid sequence MASLLTDRAARCRGLTLVEMMALIAVIAFLLAIILPAIRASQEAARRAQCTGHLKQIALAIHSYHDAWNTLPAGYVSAENPAVGEFGPGWGWGTLTLPFLSRGDLYNTLNLSLSIAAPGSQTGRSTVLSNLLCPSEPRRDPASFHAAGSVSGVPSDLSPSSYVACAGTSIDPMTGASDGPFGRNVSWRLSDITDGLGQTLMLGERTRALSDATWAGVVPGVQHCTDPSWPVRSCGPAWGMVLGVTDLPGVSAYPTVVPGSRRAHQSAFGSLHGGGANFVFFDGVVRFVRDTIDPKVFRAMATRASLDGDLDCSGNAY is encoded by the coding sequence ATGGCAAGCCTACTTACGGATCGCGCTGCACGGTGTCGCGGATTGACGCTGGTCGAGATGATGGCCCTCATCGCCGTGATCGCCTTCCTCCTGGCGATTATCCTACCCGCCATTCGCGCGTCACAGGAGGCGGCGAGGAGGGCCCAATGCACGGGCCATCTCAAGCAGATCGCGTTGGCGATTCATAGCTACCACGATGCGTGGAACACGCTCCCCGCCGGTTACGTCAGTGCGGAGAATCCCGCTGTCGGCGAGTTTGGTCCGGGATGGGGCTGGGGGACGCTGACGCTTCCGTTTCTCTCGCGAGGGGATCTCTATAACACCCTGAATCTCAGCCTTTCGATCGCCGCGCCGGGCTCGCAGACGGGGCGATCGACTGTCCTGAGCAACCTGCTCTGCCCGAGCGAGCCCCGGCGCGATCCGGCGTCGTTCCACGCAGCCGGATCGGTCAGCGGCGTGCCGAGCGATCTCTCGCCCTCGTCGTACGTCGCCTGCGCGGGGACCTCAATCGATCCGATGACGGGGGCTTCGGACGGCCCGTTCGGACGGAACGTTTCGTGGAGACTGTCTGACATCACCGACGGGCTGGGCCAGACGCTCATGCTTGGCGAGCGTACGCGGGCCCTCTCCGACGCGACCTGGGCGGGCGTCGTCCCGGGCGTCCAGCATTGCACCGATCCTTCCTGGCCCGTCCGCTCGTGCGGCCCGGCGTGGGGAATGGTACTGGGCGTCACCGATCTGCCCGGGGTCTCGGCCTATCCCACGGTGGTCCCGGGGTCTCGACGGGCTCATCAATCGGCCTTCGGCAGCCTTCACGGCGGCGGAGCGAACTTCGTCTTCTTCGACGGCGTGGTCCGATTCGTCAGAGACACGATCGATCCCAAGGTCTTTCGCGCGATGGCCACCCGAGCAAGCCTGGACGGTGATCTCGATTGCAGCGGCAACGCCTACTGA
- a CDS encoding aldo/keto reductase family protein, which translates to MDLQNLLIDGVRVPRFLYGTAWKKQETQRLTELAIRQGFRGIDTANQLRHYDEAEVGRGVAAAIEAGLVNREDLFLQTKFTFVNGQDHRLPYDPAAPVGVQVQQSFANSLDHLGVEVIDSFVLHGPSRRFGLVEEDWEAWRAMEKLHDDGRARLLGVSNVGLDQLQAFHREARVPLRFVQNRCYAERGWDRDVRGFCAANGIVYQGFSLLTANRNALARPEIARIASRHDRTVEQVVFRFAMEVGMIPLTGTTDAHHMAEDLEVLQFQLTPGEVERIERLAG; encoded by the coding sequence ATGGACCTACAAAACTTGCTGATCGACGGCGTTCGCGTGCCCCGGTTCCTCTACGGCACCGCCTGGAAGAAGCAGGAGACTCAGCGCCTGACCGAACTCGCGATTCGCCAGGGCTTTCGAGGGATCGACACCGCGAACCAGCTCCGCCACTACGACGAGGCTGAGGTCGGGCGGGGCGTCGCGGCGGCGATCGAAGCCGGGTTGGTCAACCGGGAGGACCTGTTTCTCCAGACCAAGTTCACGTTCGTGAATGGCCAGGACCACCGCCTCCCTTACGATCCGGCCGCGCCGGTCGGCGTCCAGGTGCAGCAGTCGTTCGCCAACTCGCTCGATCACCTGGGGGTCGAGGTCATCGATTCCTTCGTGCTCCACGGGCCTTCTCGCCGGTTCGGTCTCGTTGAGGAGGACTGGGAAGCCTGGCGGGCGATGGAGAAGCTCCACGACGACGGTCGCGCCCGGCTGCTCGGCGTCAGCAACGTCGGCCTGGACCAACTCCAGGCGTTCCACCGCGAGGCCCGCGTCCCCCTCCGCTTCGTCCAGAACCGCTGCTACGCCGAGCGTGGCTGGGATCGAGACGTCCGGGGCTTCTGCGCAGCGAACGGGATCGTCTACCAGGGCTTCTCGCTCCTGACCGCCAACCGAAACGCCCTGGCCCGCCCCGAGATCGCCCGGATCGCCTCGCGTCACGATCGGACCGTCGAACAGGTCGTGTTCCGGTTCGCGATGGAGGTCGGCATGATCCCGCTAACCGGAACAACCGACGCCCACCACATGGCCGAGGACCTCGAAGTCCTCCAATTCCAGCTCACCCCCGGAGAGGTCGAACGAATCGAACGTCTCGCTGGCTGA
- a CDS encoding carbon storage regulator — MDIAVPVSLINLAMLVSLREFVNEFKVDRAGVSWSAQQRSERMLALIRSLDEAIVIQTQEGEVVVRLDRIRRDKRSAVITVKAPRSMNIFREEGDRTPR; from the coding sequence ATGGACATCGCCGTGCCCGTCAGTTTGATCAACCTCGCAATGCTCGTCAGCCTTCGCGAGTTCGTCAACGAGTTCAAGGTCGACCGAGCCGGCGTAAGTTGGTCGGCCCAACAGAGGAGCGAAAGAATGCTTGCACTCATTAGGTCGCTGGACGAGGCGATCGTGATTCAGACGCAGGAGGGTGAAGTCGTCGTCCGCCTGGATCGCATCCGGCGAGACAAGCGTTCTGCCGTGATCACCGTCAAAGCCCCTCGCTCGATGAACATCTTCCGCGAGGAAGGCGACCGCACCCCGCGATAA
- the darG gene encoding type II toxin-antitoxin system antitoxin DNA ADP-ribosyl glycohydrolase DarG, whose translation MIHLAHGDILKHEADALVNTVNCMGVMGRGIALQFRRAFEDNYEAYRKAAKAGDVIPGRMFVFDRATLEQPRWIINFPTKRHWKADSRVEDVEAGLVDLVRVIREQGIKSIAIPPLGCGLGGLDWAEVRPLIEHALSAVPEVDAYLFEPGNAPPAREMVNRTKRPKLTSGRAAVLGLMRNYLSGVMDVGVSLLEIHKMMYFLQVAGEPLKLDYRQAGYGPYAENLRHVLKTMESHYIHGYGEGGDDPRKPIELADGAAEEGIEFLHSHPDTLERFDKVSGLIEGFESPYGMELLATVHWVADRQGAKTVAEAVRKVHDWNARKTMFTPHQIQAAWDRLRRSGWIDGPLDADGHV comes from the coding sequence ATGATCCATCTGGCCCACGGCGACATCCTGAAGCACGAAGCGGACGCCCTCGTCAACACCGTGAATTGCATGGGTGTGATGGGTCGGGGGATCGCACTACAGTTTCGCCGTGCGTTTGAGGACAACTACGAGGCCTACCGCAAAGCCGCCAAGGCCGGCGACGTCATCCCTGGTCGAATGTTCGTCTTCGATCGTGCCACGCTTGAACAACCTCGCTGGATCATCAACTTCCCCACCAAGCGGCACTGGAAGGCCGACAGCCGGGTCGAGGACGTTGAAGCCGGCCTGGTCGATCTGGTCCGCGTCATCCGGGAGCAGGGGATCAAGTCGATCGCCATCCCTCCCCTGGGCTGCGGCCTGGGCGGCCTGGACTGGGCCGAGGTGCGTCCCCTGATCGAGCATGCTCTGTCAGCCGTCCCCGAGGTCGACGCCTACCTGTTCGAGCCCGGCAACGCCCCCCCGGCCCGGGAGATGGTCAACCGGACGAAGCGTCCCAAGCTGACGTCCGGCCGGGCGGCGGTCCTGGGATTGATGCGGAACTACCTTTCCGGGGTGATGGACGTCGGGGTCTCCCTCCTGGAGATCCACAAAATGATGTACTTCCTCCAGGTGGCCGGCGAGCCGCTGAAGCTCGACTATAGGCAGGCGGGCTACGGCCCGTATGCCGAGAATCTCCGCCACGTCCTGAAGACCATGGAAAGCCACTACATCCATGGGTATGGTGAAGGTGGGGACGACCCGAGGAAGCCCATCGAACTGGCCGATGGGGCCGCCGAGGAGGGGATTGAATTCCTCCACAGTCACCCCGATACGCTGGAGCGGTTCGACAAGGTCAGTGGTCTGATCGAGGGGTTCGAGTCCCCTTACGGCATGGAGCTGCTGGCCACCGTGCATTGGGTGGCCGATCGTCAGGGAGCGAAGACGGTCGCCGAGGCCGTCCGGAAGGTCCACGACTGGAACGCCCGCAAGACGATGTTCACCCCCCACCAGATCCAGGCGGCGTGGGACCGGCTTCGTCGGTCGGGCTGGATCGATGGACCCCTCGATGCCGACGGACACGTCTGA
- the darT gene encoding type II toxin-antitoxin system toxin DNA ADP-ribosyl transferase DarT yields MSPPPRRLQIFHITHGKHLERIISEGCLWSDAEIFARGGPEKPIGMAKIKKRRLEQQVVHCHPGTKVGEYVPFYFCPRSVMLYLLSMKNHPDITYRDGQRPILHLVADLHEVVAWAEGQRRAWSFTNGNAGGQLYQSFNDLADLSQLNWEYIASDDWREPEVKEAKQSEFLVFGSFPWSLVRTIGVLDEKLAARVREIVAKADHRPDVEVQSRWYY; encoded by the coding sequence ATGAGTCCTCCTCCCCGCCGGCTACAGATCTTCCACATCACTCACGGCAAGCACCTGGAGCGGATCATCTCTGAGGGCTGCCTGTGGTCGGATGCGGAGATCTTCGCCCGGGGTGGGCCGGAGAAGCCGATCGGGATGGCGAAGATCAAGAAGCGGAGGCTTGAACAGCAGGTCGTCCACTGCCATCCGGGAACGAAGGTCGGGGAGTACGTGCCGTTCTACTTCTGCCCCCGGTCGGTCATGCTCTACCTTCTGAGCATGAAGAACCACCCGGACATCACGTACCGAGATGGCCAGCGACCGATCCTGCACCTGGTCGCCGATCTACACGAGGTGGTCGCGTGGGCTGAAGGTCAGCGGCGAGCCTGGTCGTTCACCAACGGCAACGCGGGGGGCCAGCTCTATCAGTCGTTCAACGACCTGGCCGATCTCAGCCAACTGAACTGGGAGTACATCGCCAGCGACGACTGGCGTGAGCCTGAAGTCAAAGAAGCCAAGCAGTCCGAATTCCTGGTCTTTGGGTCGTTCCCCTGGTCGCTGGTCCGGACGATCGGCGTTCTGGATGAGAAGCTCGCCGCGAGGGTACGTGAGATCGTGGCGAAAGCCGATCACCGGCCGGATGTCGAAGTTCAGTCCAGATGGTACTATTGA
- a CDS encoding restriction endonuclease subunit S domain-containing protein: protein MSSLRPYPKYQKANLSWAGSVPAHWDVRRTKYVLQERNQKGFPDEPLLAATQTRGVIRKSDFETRTVVASKDLHLLKLVCVNDFVISLRSFQGGIEYARHRGIISPAYTILRPTNPHHHGYLAWLFKAAPYLSNLTLHVTGIRQVQNIDYSGLSRSSLPVPPLDEQTAIVRFLDHVDRKIRRFIQAKRRLIELLQEEKQTLIEQRVTRGMSASHTLSATNAACLDMIPASWRLTRLRSIVRRIDQGVSPQAESRKAEDAGSWGVLKSGCVNHGVFRDTEHKRLPDGFRIDPRIVVNVGDLLVSRACGSPKLVGSTGRVASLRYRLILSDKTFRLILKEQELAEFILLAMNSRYYRTQVEQAISGAEGLANNLPLSSLRDMWFAIPPIEEAAEIVASAGLETSQIESTIVSTRQQIDLLMEYRNRLLADVVTGKLDVREAAERLPLELDEFETGGEPLDYEDTEELDDETSELVSASADED from the coding sequence ATGAGCAGCCTTCGGCCATATCCAAAGTACCAGAAGGCCAACCTATCGTGGGCCGGATCCGTTCCGGCACATTGGGATGTTCGCCGGACCAAATACGTCCTTCAAGAGAGGAACCAGAAGGGATTTCCTGACGAACCACTTCTGGCTGCGACGCAGACCCGAGGAGTCATTCGGAAAAGTGACTTCGAGACTCGCACGGTGGTGGCGTCCAAAGACCTTCACCTTCTGAAGCTGGTCTGCGTCAATGATTTTGTGATCAGTCTCCGCTCGTTCCAAGGCGGAATCGAGTACGCTCGGCACAGGGGGATCATCAGTCCTGCTTATACGATTTTGCGTCCAACGAATCCGCATCACCATGGCTATCTCGCATGGCTCTTCAAGGCTGCACCATACCTGAGCAATTTGACCCTCCATGTAACTGGCATTCGCCAAGTCCAGAACATCGACTACTCAGGCCTCAGCCGTTCCAGCTTGCCTGTTCCCCCGCTCGACGAACAGACCGCCATCGTTCGTTTCCTGGATCATGTCGACCGGAAGATCCGCCGGTTCATCCAAGCCAAGCGGCGGCTCATCGAGCTTCTCCAAGAAGAGAAGCAAACGCTCATTGAACAACGAGTTACGAGAGGCATGTCAGCCTCCCACACGCTCTCGGCAACGAATGCCGCCTGCCTCGACATGATACCGGCATCTTGGCGACTCACTCGTCTTCGCTCGATCGTCAGACGAATTGACCAGGGAGTTAGTCCACAGGCCGAATCACGAAAAGCCGAGGACGCAGGAAGTTGGGGTGTTCTGAAGTCCGGCTGCGTCAACCATGGGGTCTTCAGAGATACCGAGCACAAACGCCTTCCAGACGGCTTTCGGATCGATCCTAGAATTGTGGTCAACGTCGGCGACCTCTTGGTTTCGCGAGCTTGCGGCTCCCCCAAGCTTGTTGGATCGACCGGACGAGTTGCTTCGCTTCGATATCGGCTCATTCTGTCGGATAAAACGTTTCGCCTCATCCTCAAGGAACAAGAACTAGCCGAGTTCATCCTGCTCGCCATGAATTCCCGCTACTATCGTACTCAAGTCGAACAAGCCATAAGCGGTGCGGAAGGCCTTGCTAACAACCTGCCACTGTCATCGTTGAGAGACATGTGGTTCGCCATACCTCCCATAGAAGAAGCAGCAGAAATCGTTGCATCGGCAGGTCTTGAAACAAGTCAAATCGAGTCAACGATTGTCTCTACCCGTCAACAGATAGATCTCCTGATGGAGTACCGCAACCGCCTCCTCGCTGACGTCGTGACCGGCAAACTCGACGTCCGCGAAGCCGCCGAACGCCTCCCACTGGAGTTGGATGAGTTCGAAACCGGAGGCGAACCCCTCGACTACGAGGACACGGAAGAACTCGACGACGAAACCTCCGAACTGGTCTCGGCCTCCGCCGACGAGGACTGA
- a CDS encoding type I restriction-modification system subunit M — protein sequence MDQSTHSAIVNFIWSIADDVLRDVYVRGKYRDVILPMTVIRRLDSLLEPTKDAVLKQKEILDKAGIVNQEGPLRQTAGQAFYNASRFTLRRLLDNPKQLRANFVDYLDGFSANVQEIVDKFDFHNQLKKLDQADALGHLIEKFLSPSINLSPQPVLDGQGNIKLSGLDNHGMGTVFEELIRKFNEENNEEAGEHWTPRDVVRLMANLIFLPVNGDIQSGTYLVYDGACGTGGMLTVAGEVLTELAESHEKKASIHLYGQEINAETYAICKADLLLKGEGQEADNIKFGSTLAADAYPSHHFDFMLSNPPYGKSWKTDQERMGGKKDLNDPRFVIPHGDDPELSLVTRSSDGQLMFLVSMLSKMKDTPLGSRIAEVHNGSSLFTGDAGQGESNIRRWIIENDWLEAIVALPLNMFYNTGIATYVWVLTNRKAKKRRGKIQLIDATTWFEPLRKNQGKKNCRLGEEHIKQIYDAFHNMTESEQSKVFPNEAFGYWKVTVERPLRVVGIDPHQLYSPKEIKTFKAEGRVDESGVPVAKKVHKKTLPDPLHGLFEIKVGGKTQVVEYEPDPDLRDSEQIPLLEDGGVAGFLQREVLPHVPDAWVDPSSTRTGYEISFARHFYKPPQLRSLAEIRADIEALERQTEGLLQEILVDVEAANG from the coding sequence ATGGACCAGTCCACCCACTCCGCGATCGTGAACTTCATCTGGTCGATCGCCGACGACGTGCTGCGGGACGTCTACGTCCGGGGGAAGTATCGGGACGTCATCCTCCCCATGACGGTCATCCGGCGGCTGGACAGCCTCTTGGAGCCGACGAAGGATGCGGTCCTGAAGCAGAAGGAGATCCTGGACAAGGCGGGGATCGTCAACCAGGAGGGGCCGCTCCGACAGACGGCGGGCCAGGCGTTCTACAATGCGTCGCGATTCACCCTGCGTCGCCTGCTCGACAACCCCAAGCAGCTCCGGGCGAACTTCGTCGACTACCTGGACGGGTTCTCGGCGAACGTGCAGGAGATCGTCGACAAGTTCGACTTCCACAACCAACTCAAGAAGCTCGACCAGGCGGACGCCCTCGGTCACCTGATCGAGAAGTTCCTGTCGCCGAGCATCAACCTCAGTCCGCAGCCGGTTCTCGACGGCCAGGGGAATATCAAACTCTCCGGCCTGGACAACCACGGCATGGGGACAGTCTTCGAGGAACTGATCCGCAAGTTCAACGAAGAGAACAACGAGGAAGCGGGGGAACACTGGACGCCCCGGGACGTCGTCCGGCTGATGGCGAACCTGATCTTCCTCCCCGTCAACGGCGACATCCAGTCCGGAACCTACCTGGTCTATGACGGGGCGTGCGGCACGGGCGGAATGCTAACCGTGGCTGGCGAGGTGCTCACCGAACTGGCCGAGTCGCATGAGAAGAAGGCGTCGATCCACCTCTACGGCCAGGAGATCAACGCCGAGACCTATGCCATCTGTAAGGCCGACCTGCTGTTGAAGGGGGAAGGTCAGGAGGCGGACAACATCAAGTTCGGCTCCACCCTGGCGGCAGATGCCTACCCGTCGCATCACTTCGATTTCATGCTCTCGAACCCGCCCTACGGTAAGAGCTGGAAAACAGACCAGGAACGTATGGGCGGGAAGAAGGATCTCAACGATCCCCGATTCGTGATCCCGCACGGCGACGACCCGGAACTCTCCCTGGTGACTCGGTCGAGCGACGGCCAGCTCATGTTCCTGGTGAGCATGCTGAGTAAGATGAAGGACACCCCGTTGGGGAGTCGCATCGCCGAGGTCCACAACGGCTCGTCCCTGTTCACCGGGGACGCCGGGCAGGGGGAGTCCAACATCCGGCGTTGGATCATCGAGAACGACTGGCTGGAAGCCATCGTCGCCCTACCGCTGAACATGTTCTATAACACAGGCATCGCCACCTACGTTTGGGTCCTGACGAACCGGAAGGCGAAGAAGCGTCGCGGCAAGATCCAGCTCATAGACGCCACCACCTGGTTCGAGCCGCTCCGCAAGAACCAGGGGAAGAAGAACTGCCGGTTGGGCGAGGAGCACATCAAGCAGATCTACGACGCCTTTCACAACATGACGGAGTCCGAGCAATCGAAGGTCTTCCCCAACGAGGCGTTCGGCTACTGGAAGGTCACAGTGGAACGTCCCCTGCGGGTCGTCGGCATCGACCCCCACCAGCTCTACTCGCCGAAGGAGATCAAGACGTTCAAGGCCGAGGGCCGGGTAGACGAGTCCGGGGTCCCGGTCGCAAAGAAGGTCCACAAGAAGACTCTCCCTGACCCCTTGCACGGCCTCTTCGAGATCAAGGTCGGCGGCAAAACCCAGGTCGTCGAGTACGAACCCGACCCCGACCTCCGAGATTCCGAGCAAATCCCCCTCCTGGAAGACGGCGGTGTCGCGGGCTTCCTCCAACGCGAGGTGCTCCCCCACGTCCCCGACGCCTGGGTCGACCCATCCAGCACGAGGACCGGGTACGAGATCTCGTTCGCCCGGCATTTCTACAAGCCGCCCCAACTTCGGAGTCTGGCGGAGATCCGAGCGGATATTGAGGCGTTGGAGCGGCAGACGGAGGGGCTGCTTCAGGAAATCTTGGTGGATGTGGAGGCGGCAAACGGATGA